Proteins co-encoded in one Oreochromis aureus strain Israel breed Guangdong linkage group 3, ZZ_aureus, whole genome shotgun sequence genomic window:
- the LOC120434363 gene encoding low affinity immunoglobulin gamma Fc region receptor II-like isoform X1, whose product MEVSALCIRLLMSIMILLFVQDQKVDAVSLRIVPNRLQFFEYESLTFHCEGVKYCEVVHKFRGKIKSCSEVTETRPTGSSCPVKIVYTDNNGEYWYEPEAGRRSNIINLSVTAGPVILESPAVPLLMEETVTLSCRMKNPSTNFKADFYKNGRLIHRSFTGNMTIHRIFKSDEGFYKCKISGVGESPESWLKVTDNNVCHSSSAATPCIITTILVSALLVAVGLHHFGKGYWKRETGTVDADRETNAAVRKTGDEDTLPSKPSCHSVGLGDTQPQGSWNQHRDAQQVPANPKQRIPSIPLNHRLLRESRLKK is encoded by the exons ATGGAGGTCAGTGCTCTCTGCATCAGACTGT TGATGAGCATCATGATTCTGCTGTTTGTACAGGATCAGAAAGTTG atgCAGTTTCTCTTCGCATTGTTCCAAACAGATTGCAGTTCTTTGAATATGAATCACTAACATTTCACTGTGAAGGAGTCAAATATTGTGAAGTTGTGCATAAATTCAGAGGGAAAATAAAATCATGTAGTGAAGTTACTGAGACAAGACCAACAGGATCATCCTGCCCTGTTAAAATTGTTTATACAGACAACAATGGAGAGTACTGGTATGAGCCTGAAGCAGGGAGAAGGAGTAATATTATCAACCTCTCTGTTACTG CTGGTCCTGTGATCCTGGAGAGTCCTGCTGTTCCTCTGTTAATGGAAGAAACTGTGACTCTGAGCTGCAGAATGAAAAATCCTTCCACCAACTTCAAAGCTGATTTCTACAAAAATGGACGTCTCATCCATAGAAGCTTCACAGGAAACATGACCATCCACAGGATTTTCAAATCAGATGAAGGATTTTACAAGTGTAAAATCTCAGGAGTTGGAGAATCACCAGAGAGCTGGCTGAAAGTCACAG ACAATAACGTGTGCCATTCCTCATCTGCTGCCACACCTTGCATCATTACCACCATTTTAGTCAGTGCTCTCTTGGTGGCAGTGGGACTGCATCACTTTGGCAAAGGTTACTGGAAGAGAG AGACCGGCACAGTGGATGCAGACAGAGAAACAAATGCTGCTGTAAGAAAAACAGGAG ATGAAGATACATTGCCCTCTAAACCTAGTTGCCACAGCGTAGGCCTTGGTGATACTCAACCACAAGG AAGCTGGAACCAGCACAGAGATGCTCAGCAGGTCCCTGCAAACCCAAAGCAGAGGATCCCCTCAATTCCACTAAACCACAG GTTGCTGAGAGAGAGCCGCCTGAAAAAATAG
- the LOC120434363 gene encoding low affinity immunoglobulin gamma Fc region receptor II-like isoform X2: MEVSALCIRLYNNGEYWYEPEAGRRSNIINLSVTAGPVILESPAVPLLMEETVTLSCRMKNPSTNFKADFYKNGRLIHRSFTGNMTIHRIFKSDEGFYKCKISGVGESPESWLKVTDNNVCHSSSAATPCIITTILVSALLVAVGLHHFGKGYWKRETGTVDADRETNAAVRKTGDEDTLPSKPSCHSVGLGDTQPQGSWNQHRDAQQVPANPKQRIPSIPLNHRLLRESRLKK; the protein is encoded by the exons ATGGAGGTCAGTGCTCTCTGCATCAGACTGT ACAACAATGGAGAGTACTGGTATGAGCCTGAAGCAGGGAGAAGGAGTAATATTATCAACCTCTCTGTTACTG CTGGTCCTGTGATCCTGGAGAGTCCTGCTGTTCCTCTGTTAATGGAAGAAACTGTGACTCTGAGCTGCAGAATGAAAAATCCTTCCACCAACTTCAAAGCTGATTTCTACAAAAATGGACGTCTCATCCATAGAAGCTTCACAGGAAACATGACCATCCACAGGATTTTCAAATCAGATGAAGGATTTTACAAGTGTAAAATCTCAGGAGTTGGAGAATCACCAGAGAGCTGGCTGAAAGTCACAG ACAATAACGTGTGCCATTCCTCATCTGCTGCCACACCTTGCATCATTACCACCATTTTAGTCAGTGCTCTCTTGGTGGCAGTGGGACTGCATCACTTTGGCAAAGGTTACTGGAAGAGAG AGACCGGCACAGTGGATGCAGACAGAGAAACAAATGCTGCTGTAAGAAAAACAGGAG ATGAAGATACATTGCCCTCTAAACCTAGTTGCCACAGCGTAGGCCTTGGTGATACTCAACCACAAGG AAGCTGGAACCAGCACAGAGATGCTCAGCAGGTCCCTGCAAACCCAAAGCAGAGGATCCCCTCAATTCCACTAAACCACAG GTTGCTGAGAGAGAGCCGCCTGAAAAAATAG
- the LOC120433749 gene encoding uncharacterized protein LOC120433749, which produces MVSALCIRLLMSIMILLFVQDQEVDAVSLRIVPNRLQFFVYESLTFHCEGVKYCEVVHKFRGKIKSCSEVTETRPTGSSCPVKIVYTDNNGEYWYEPEAGRRSNIINLSVTAGPVILESPAVPLLMEETVTLSCRMKNPSTNFKADFYKNGRLIHRSSTGNMTIHRIFKSDEGFYKCKISGVGESPESWLKVTDSQTLKYTRNLDNNVCHSSSAATPCIITTILVSALLVAVGLHHFGKGYWKRETGTVEADRETYAAVRKTGDEDTLPSKPSCHSVGLGDTRPQAEAGTSTEMSSAGPCQPKAEDPLNSTKPQVAEREPPEKIVTSE; this is translated from the exons ATGGTCAGCGCTCTCTGCATCAGACTGT TGATGAGCATCATGATTCTGCTGTTTGTACAGGATCAGGAAGTTG atgCAGTTTCTCTTCGCATTGTTCCAAACAGATTGCAGTTCTTTGTATATGAATCACTAACATTTCACTGTGAAGGAGTCAAATATTGTGAAGTTGTGCATAAATTCAGAGGGAAAATAAAATCATGTAGTGAAGTTACTGAGACAAGACCAACAGGATCATCCTGCCCTGTTAAAATTGTTTATACAGACAACAATGGAGAGTACTGGTATGAGCCTGAAGCAGGGAGAAGGAGTAATATTATCAACCTCTCTGTTACTG CTGGTCCTGTGATCCTGGAGAGTCCTGCTGTTCCTCTGTTAATGGAAGAAACGGTGACTCTGAGCTGCAGAATGAAAAATCCTTCCACCAACTTCAAAGCTGATTTCTACAAAAATGGACGTCTCATCCATAGAAGCTCCACAGGAAACATGACCATCCACAGGATTTTCAAATCAGATGAAGGATTTTACAAGTGTAAAATCTCAGGAGTTGGAGAATCACCAGAGAGCTGGCTGAAAGTCACAG ATTCTCAAACTTTAAAATACACACGTAATCTAGACAATAACGTGTGCCATTCCTCATCTGCTGCCACACCTTGCATCATTACCACCATTTTAGTCAGTGCTCTCTTGGTGGCAGTGGGACTGCATCACTTTGGCAAAGGTTATTGGAAGAGAG AGACCGGCACAGTGGAGGCAGACAGAGAAACATATGCTGCTGTAAGAAAAACAGGAG ATGAAGATACATTGCCCTCTAAACCTAGTTGCCACAGCGTAGGCCTTGGTGATACTCGACCACAAG CAGAAGCTGGAACCAGCACAGAGATGTCCTCAGCAGGTCCCTGCCAACCCAAAGCAGAGGATCCCCTCAATTCCACTAAACCACAG